CTTGACACCTGTTTTCTTCCTTTAAATCATGCTGAGGTTTTAATTGCTCCGGATGCTTTTTCTCCTGAATCTATTGCGATCATAAGAAAAATGTTTGAGGGTGTTTATGAAATTCCGGAACAGGAAGCAATTGATGGATTTGCATGTAATGCACATATTATTTATGGCACAAATAAAATGGGTTCTGCGGCTATAATTCAAAGAAATAATCCAGTATCTCTAAATATTGTTCAACAAAGTGCGCATAGTGTAATGGAAGTGGAAACGGGAGAATTTATGAAAAGCGGCGGCAGTGTATTTTGTATGAAAATGATGGTGTATTGATATAAATAGAAATAAAATCCCAGAAAATAATGAATTACTTTGTAACAGGTATAGGTACCGATGTAGGCAAAACAATAGTTTCTGCAGTATTGGCTGAAGCAATTCAAGCCGACTACTGGAAACCAATTCAATGTGGAGGATTAGAATATACAGATACACAACGGGTAAAAAACCTTATTTCAAATTCCAAAACACGTTTTTTTGACGAGAGTTATTGTTTCAAAAATCCCTTATCACCCCACGCCGCTGCGAAATTGGAAAATACAGAAATAGATATCAATAATATTATTTTACCTCAAACACCAAATAACCTTATTGTAGAAGGTGCGGGAGGATTAATGGTTCCGTTGAATAGCAATTTTTTAATGATCGACCTAATTAAAAAATTCGAGCTTACCGTTATATTAGTTTCTAAAAATTATTTGGGAAGTATTAATCATACATTATTAACTACGGAGGTATTAAAATTACACAACATTCCTATCGCCGGAATTATTTTTAATGGTATTGAAAATAAGGAATCAGAAAGTTTTATAAAAAATTATACAAATCTTAAGATATACGGAAGAGTGGAATATGAGGACGTAATTGACAAAGGATTTATTAAAAGGAATGCGGAGAAATTAAAATCCAGTTCTAACTCTTACTAAAAGTGAAGTATTGAAACATACTGAATATATCTGGTATCCCTTCACCCAAATGAAACTTGCCGCAGAGCCCATTAAAATTGTTCGCGGCGAAGGAGCCCTGATCTTCGACGATAAAAATAAAAGTTATATTGATGCAATTTCCAGTTGGTGGACCAATATACACGGACATGCGCATCCCTATATTGCACAAAAGGTTTTTGAACAACACCAGATCTTAGAACATGTAATTTTTGCAGGATTTACGCATGATCCTGCATTAAATCTGGCTAAAAGATTAGTGGAAGATCATTTGCCGGAAAATATTTCCAAAATATTTTATTCAGATAATGGATCAACAAGTGTGGAAGTTGCTATTAAGATGGCTTTACAATATTGGTATAATCTTGGAGAACCAAAAACTAAAATAATCGCATTCGAAAATGCCTATCACGGCGATACTTTTGGAAGTATGAGTATTAGTGATCGCGGAGCATTTACCAAAGCTTTTCACGATAAATTATTTGATGTGATCTTTATTCCTCTGCCTCTAAAAGGGGAAGAGAAAAAATGTTTAAAGGCATTTGAAAACGCAATTACCGAAAATGATATTGCCGCATTTATTTATGAACCTTTGATATTAGGTGCCGGTGGAATGTTGATGTATGAACCGGAAATCTTAAATACCTTGATCCAAAAAGCCAAAGAAAAAAATATTATTTGCATAGCAGATGAAGTGATGACAGGATTTTTCAGATCAGGAATAATGTTTGCATCTGAATATTGCGAAATTCCGCCCGATATTATGTGCCTTAGCAAAGGCCTTACAGGTGGAACAATGGCATTAGGAGTTACTGCTTGCGCCCAATTTATTTATAATGCATTTTACGCTGAGGATAAAATGAAAACATTTTACCACGGGCATTCCTACACTGCAAATCCCCTGGCATGCACAGCAGCCTTGGCGAGTTTGGATCTGGTAGAAAAAGGAAGTTTTATTGATTCAATTAATGCCATTCAAAAACAACATACCGAATTTACTGCTAAATTATTACAACACCCTCGATTTGAAAATATACGTCAACAAGGAACAATTTTAGCCTTCGATGTCAAAACAAAAACACAAACCAGTTATTTTAACTCTGAACGCGATTCATTATATAATTACTTTTTAGAGAAGGGAATATTACTAAGGCCGCTGGGAAATACTTTATATATTATGCCTCCATATTGTATCAGTGAGGAACAATTGAATTATGTTTATACTTCCATATTGGATTATAAATAAAGTTATACAA
The genomic region above belongs to Bacteroidota bacterium and contains:
- the bioA gene encoding adenosylmethionine--8-amino-7-oxononanoate transaminase: MKLAAEPIKIVRGEGALIFDDKNKSYIDAISSWWTNIHGHAHPYIAQKVFEQHQILEHVIFAGFTHDPALNLAKRLVEDHLPENISKIFYSDNGSTSVEVAIKMALQYWYNLGEPKTKIIAFENAYHGDTFGSMSISDRGAFTKAFHDKLFDVIFIPLPLKGEEKKCLKAFENAITENDIAAFIYEPLILGAGGMLMYEPEILNTLIQKAKEKNIICIADEVMTGFFRSGIMFASEYCEIPPDIMCLSKGLTGGTMALGVTACAQFIYNAFYAEDKMKTFYHGHSYTANPLACTAALASLDLVEKGSFIDSINAIQKQHTEFTAKLLQHPRFENIRQQGTILAFDVKTKTQTSYFNSERDSLYNYFLEKGILLRPLGNTLYIMPPYCISEEQLNYVYTSILDYK
- the bioD gene encoding dethiobiotin synthase, with amino-acid sequence MNYFVTGIGTDVGKTIVSAVLAEAIQADYWKPIQCGGLEYTDTQRVKNLISNSKTRFFDESYCFKNPLSPHAAAKLENTEIDINNIILPQTPNNLIVEGAGGLMVPLNSNFLMIDLIKKFELTVILVSKNYLGSINHTLLTTEVLKLHNIPIAGIIFNGIENKESESFIKNYTNLKIYGRVEYEDVIDKGFIKRNAEKLKSSSNSY